Proteins encoded together in one Bacteroides ovatus window:
- a CDS encoding glycoside hydrolase family 28 protein — MIKSAFLIVATCCSLQLFSQEKFPDGKIIPDWFYKNEKTDINGLGKNFLITDYGVVNDSTLLQTEQIQAVIDLASDNGGGVIVIPEGTYLSGALFFKPGTHLHLEEKAILKGSDDISNFPVIETRMEGQNLKYFSALINVDKVDGFTLSGNGKVDGNGERYWKSFWLRRRVIPKCTNMDELRPRLLHISHSNNVQVSDVRLVNSPFWTTHIYKCDSVKLLNLHIFSPSFPIKAPSTDAIDIDACKNVLVKGCYMSVNDDAIALKGGKGPWADQDPDNGGNCDIIIEDCTFGFCHGVLTCGSESIYNHNIILRRCNLDQAKRLLWLKMRPDTPQQYKYILVEDIKGNVRNCIFIAPWTQFYDLKDRKDMPVSYSSYITMRNIHLDCDSFFAVEKSKQYKLSNFCFDNLTITAKKDVKIDENIIDALVMRKVEINKVN, encoded by the coding sequence ATGATAAAGTCAGCATTTTTAATAGTAGCGACATGTTGTAGTCTGCAACTGTTTAGTCAGGAAAAATTTCCCGATGGTAAAATTATACCGGATTGGTTTTACAAAAATGAAAAAACTGATATAAATGGATTAGGAAAGAATTTCTTGATTACCGACTATGGAGTAGTGAATGATAGTACACTGTTACAGACAGAGCAAATTCAGGCTGTTATAGATTTGGCGTCTGATAATGGAGGCGGAGTCATTGTTATACCTGAAGGTACTTATCTTAGTGGTGCGCTTTTCTTTAAACCGGGAACACACTTGCATTTGGAAGAGAAAGCTATATTAAAAGGTAGTGACGATATTAGCAACTTTCCTGTAATAGAAACACGGATGGAGGGACAGAACCTAAAGTACTTTTCAGCTTTGATTAATGTTGATAAGGTAGATGGTTTCACCCTTTCCGGAAACGGAAAAGTTGATGGAAACGGTGAACGATATTGGAAGTCATTTTGGTTGCGGCGGCGTGTTATTCCTAAATGTACTAATATGGATGAATTGCGTCCTCGTCTACTTCATATATCTCATAGCAATAATGTACAAGTTTCAGATGTGCGACTTGTTAATTCTCCGTTTTGGACAACTCACATTTATAAATGTGATAGCGTAAAACTTTTGAATTTGCATATCTTTTCACCTTCTTTTCCCATAAAGGCTCCAAGTACGGATGCAATCGATATTGATGCGTGTAAAAATGTACTTGTCAAGGGATGCTATATGTCGGTTAATGATGACGCAATTGCATTAAAAGGTGGCAAAGGACCATGGGCTGATCAAGATCCCGATAATGGTGGCAATTGTGATATTATCATTGAAGACTGTACTTTCGGATTCTGTCACGGAGTGCTGACTTGCGGTAGCGAATCGATATATAATCATAATATAATTCTTCGACGCTGTAATCTGGATCAGGCTAAACGCCTGTTGTGGTTGAAAATGCGTCCGGATACTCCCCAACAATATAAGTACATCCTCGTTGAAGACATAAAAGGAAATGTCCGCAATTGTATCTTTATTGCTCCTTGGACACAGTTTTATGATTTGAAAGATCGCAAGGATATGCCAGTCTCGTATTCCAGCTATATTACAATGCGTAATATTCATCTGGATTGTGATTCCTTTTTTGCTGTAGAGAAATCAAAACAATATAAATTATCCAATTTCTGTTTTGACAATTTGACTATTACGGCTAAAAAAGATGTGAA